Proteins from a single region of Phyllopteryx taeniolatus isolate TA_2022b chromosome 10, UOR_Ptae_1.2, whole genome shotgun sequence:
- the ube2d2 gene encoding ubiquitin-conjugating enzyme E2 D2 codes for MALKRIHKELNDFARDPPAQCSAGPVGDDSFHWQATIMGPNDSPYQGGVFFLTIHFPTDYPFKPPKVAFTTRIYHPNINSNGSICLDILRSQWSPALTISKVLLSICSLLCDPNPDDPLVPEIARIYKTDREKYNKIAREWTQKYAM; via the exons ATGGCTCTGAAAAGAATCCACAAG GAGTTGAATGACTTCGCACGGGATCCCCCAGCCCAGTGTTCTGCTGGACCAGTAGGAGATGACA GTTTTCACTGGCAAGCCACAATAATGGGGCCT AATGACAGTCCTTACCAAGGCGGGGTTTTCTTCTTGACCATCCACTTCCCCACAGACTACCCCTTCAAACCACCAAAG GTTGCATTTACCACAAGAATCTACCATCCAAATATCAACAGCAACGGCAGCATTTGTCTTGACATCCTGCGATCACAGTGGTCTCCGGCTCTCACCATCTCCAAAG TTCTCCTGTCCATCTGCTCTCTGCTGTGCGACCCAAACCCGGATGACCCCTTAGTACCTGAGATCGCCCGTATCTACAAGACGGACAGGGAAAA